One Oreochromis niloticus isolate F11D_XX linkage group LG16, O_niloticus_UMD_NMBU, whole genome shotgun sequence genomic window carries:
- the LOC109197403 gene encoding trace amine-associated receptor 13c-like, with the protein MEIQKGAELCFQQLLNNSCRKLTLHWSKAVLLYIVLFSISLITVALNLLVIISVSHFRQLHTPTNILLLSLAVSDFLVGLLLIPLEILRSTTCWVFGDVICSVYWYLTSNITCASTGIIVLISVDRYVAICDPLHYPTRMTVARVKLSVCLCWFYAIFYVTLYLKDFLIKPGSYNSCYGECVLVINDTAGTADLVLSFFVPIIVITVLYMRVFVVAVSQARAMRSYVTAVTLQRSLNQTNKSELKAARTLGVLVVVFLASYCPFYCYTLVEENVVSDSSAFFVVIAFYFNSFLNPMIYAFFYPWFRKSVKLIITLQIFKRHSSDSNIL; encoded by the exons ATGGAGATACAGAAAGGAGCCGAGCTTTGTTTTCAACAACTACTCAACAATTCCTGCAGGAAGCTGACACTTCACTGGTCCAAGGCTGTGCTTCTGTACATTGTGCTGTTCTCCATCTCTCTGATCACTGTTGCTCTGAACCTCCTGGTCATCATCTCAGTCTCCCACTTCAG GCAGCTTCACACACCCACTAACATCCTGCTTCTCTCTCTGGCTGTCTCAGACTTTCTTGTTGGCCTCCTGTTGATACCTTTAGAAATCCTTAGAAGCACAACCTGCTGGGTATTTGGTGATGTTATATGTTCTGTTTATTGGTATCTGACTAGCAACATTACCTGTGCTTCAACAGGAATCATAGTTCTAATATCAGTTGACCGCTATGTAGCTATTTGTGACCCTCTGCATTACCCCACTAGAATGACTGTGGCGAGGGTGAAACtcagtgtttgtctgtgttggtTTTATGCTATTTTCTACGTCACTCTTTACCTAAAAGATTTCCTGATTAAACCAGGCAGTTATAATTCCTGCTATGGAGAGTGTGTCCTTGTCATCAATGATACTGCAGGAACTGCTGACCTTGTTTTATCCTTTTTTGTTCCCATCATTGTTATCACAGTTCTGTATATGAGAGTATTTGTGGTGGCTGTGTCTCAGGCTCGTGCCATGCGCTCATATGTTACAGCTGTCACACTTCAGCGTTCActgaatcaaacaaacaaatctgaGTTGAAAGCAGCCAGGACTCTGGGTGTTCTAGTTGTTGTGTTTCTTGCAAGCTACTGTCCGTTTTACTGTTATACCCTTGTTGAAGAAAATGTGGTCAGTGATTCATCTGCATTTTTTGTGGTCATTGCCTtttattttaactcttttcTAAACCCAATGATCTATGCCTTCTTTTATCCTTGGTTTAGAAAGTCAGTTAAACTTATCATCACTCTGCAGATCTTTAAGCGTCACAGCAGTGATTCTAACATAttataa
- the LOC100706220 gene encoding trace amine-associated receptor 13c-like, whose product MEKGAELCFPQLNSSCRKPTLHWSKAVLLTIVLFCISLITVTLNILVIISVSHFRQLHTPSNILLPSLAVSDLLVGLLLMPLEIFRNTSCWVFGDLICSVYWYLSGNITSTSTGNIVLISVDRYVAICDPLHYPTRMTVVRVKLSVCLCWFYYIFYISFYLKDILIEPGRYNSCKGECVLVINDIAGIIDLVIAFIVPVSVIIVLYMRVFVVAVSQARAMRSCVRAVTLQHSLNQANKSELKAARTLGILVVVFLASFCPFYCYFFVGENVVSDSSAFFVIIAFYFNSFLNPMIYALFYPWFRNAVKLIITLQIFKRHSSDTNIL is encoded by the exons ATGGAGAAAGGAGCTGAGCTCTGCTTTCCACAACTCAACAGTTCCTGCAGGAAGCCGACACTTCACTGGTCCAAGGCTGTGCTGCTGACCATTGTGCTGTTCTGCATCTCTCTGATCACTGTTACTCTGAACATCTTAGTCATCATCTCAGTCTCCCACTTCAG GCAGCTTCACACACccagtaacatcctcctcccTTCTCTGGCTGTCTCAGACTTACTTGTTGGCCTCCTGTTGATGCCTTTAGAAATCTTTAGAAACACAAGCTGCTGGGTATTTGGAGATCTCATATGTTCGGTCTATTGGTATCTGAGTGGCAACATTACCTCCACTTCAACAGGGAACATAGTTCTTATATCAGTTGACCGCTATGTGGCTATTTGTGACCCCCTTCATTATCCCACCAGAATGACTGTGGTGAGAGTCAAACttagtgtttgtctgtgttggttttattatattttttacatcAGTTTTTACCTTAAAGACATCCTGATTGAACCAGGCAGGTATAATTCCTGCAAAGGAGAGTGTGTACTTGTCATCAATGATATTGCAGGGATTATTGACCTTGTCATAGCTTTTATTGTTCCAGTTTCTGTAATCATAGTTCTGTATATGAGAGTATTTGTGGTGGCTGTGTCTCAGGCTCGTGCCATGCGCTCTTGTGTCAGAGCAGTAACACTTCAGCATTCACTGAATCAAGCAAACAAATCTGAGTTGAAAGCAGCCAGGACTCTTGGGATTCTTGTAGTTGTGTTTCTTGCAAGCTTCTGTCCATTTTACTGTTACTTTTTTGTTGGAGAAAATGTGGTCAGTGATTCATCTGCATTTTTTGTGATCATTGCCTTTTATTTTAACTCTTTCCTAAACCCAATGATCTATGCCTTGTTTTATCCTTGGTTTAGAAATGCTGTTAAGCTTATCATCACTCTGCAGATCTTTAAGCGTCACAGCAGTGATACTAACATAttataa
- the LOC100710681 gene encoding trace amine-associated receptor 13c-like → MMEIKKGDELCFVELNSSCKKPTLHWSKAVLLNIVLSCISLITAVLNLLVIISVSHFRQLHTPTNILLLSLAVSDFLVGFLLMPLEIFRSTTCWVFGDVMCSVYWYLTGNITCASIGNIVLISVDRYVAICDPLHYPTRMTVVRIKHWICLCWFYAIFYDTLYLKDLLIKPGRYNSCYGECVLVINDIAGTADLVLSFCVPISVIIVLYMRVFLVAVSQARAMRSHVTTVTLQRSLNQTNKSELKAARTLGILVVVFLLCFCPYYCVSLVRDRNSSVAPNLMSVFFLNSCLNPLIYTMFYPWFRKAVKLIVTLQILQTGSCEVSIL, encoded by the exons ATGATGGAGATAAAGAAAGGAGACGAGCTTTGTTTTGTAGAGCTCAACAGTTCCTGCAAGAAGCCAACACTTCACTGGTCCAAAGCTGTGCTCCTGAACATTGTGCTGTCCTGTATCTCTTTGATCACTGCTGTTCTGAACCTTCTCGTCAtcatctcagtctctcacttcAG GCAGCTTCACACACCCACTAACATCCTTCTCCTCTCTCTGGCTGTCTCAGACTTTCTTGTTGGTTTCCTGTTGATGCCATTAGAAATCTTTAGAAGCACAACCTGCTGGGTGTTTGGTGATGTTATGTGTTCTGTTTATTGGTATCTGACTGGCAACATTACCTGTGCTTCAATAGGGAACATAGTTCTAATATCAGTTGACCGCTATGTGGCTATTTGTGACCCTCTGCATTACCCCACTAGAATGACTGTGGTGAGAATCAAACACTGGATTTGTTTGTGTTGGTTTTATGCTATTTTCTATGACACTTTATACCTAAAAGACTTACTGATTAAACCAGGCAGGTATAATTCCTGCTATGGAGAGTGTGTCCTTGTCATCAATGATATTGCAGGAACTGCTGACCTTGTTTTATCGTTTTGTGTTCCAATTTCTGTTATCATAGTTCTGTATATGAGAGTATTTTTGGTGGCTGTGTCTCAGGCTCGTGCCATGCGCTCTCATGTAACAACTGTCACACTGCAGCGTTCATtgaatcaaacaaacaaatctgaGCTGAAAGCAGCCAGGACTCTTGGGATTCTTGTAGTTGTGTTTCTACTTTGTTTCTGCCCGTATTACTGTGTCTCTCTTGTAAGGGACAGAAATAGCTCAGTAGCCCCTAATTTAatgagtgtgttttttttaaactcatgtCTAAACCCGTTGATCTATACTATGTTCTATCCTTGGTttagaaaagctgtaaaactaatTGTCACTCTACAGATCCTACAGACTGGCTCCTGTGAGGTCAGTATACTGTAG